In Acaryochloris marina S15, a single genomic region encodes these proteins:
- a CDS encoding G8 domain-containing protein, translating to MQTHQHTSHTSGAAHTSGMGHTMSHGGMGLPHADNPGKQHEHMGFLKLVPHSQATHKAIRDGSWFDPNTWEGGQIPGDDAKVLIAQGVEVTYDQESTARIDTLRVDGTLQFSSDQDTQLLLDTFAVSPDGTLLIGTEDNPVQADVTTRITFTSDSPIDTQWDPSQLSRGLISHGQARIFGAEKLDFVALEQDPLAGDNELVLKLDSAGGPLGWKVGDQLVLGGTSYNWRGTNADNSRFQDEVLTITEINGNRVRFTNNNILTGDNSVLRFDHKRPDGLQDQVDLYIANTTRNVVFETENADQVPTQQRGHIMFMHNADVQVLNAGFYNLGRSDKNLIVDDPGQNVDGSIGTGTNPRGRYALHFHRTGAGDINGIPAVAQGNAVVGSPGWGIVHHDSHAVLEDNVVFDVVGAGIVAESGNEIGTWRNNLTIKTTGDASPSHDINPLSPRTNLFDFGFNGDGYWVQGAAQVAIIDNIAVSAAGSAIELLGLDAGTESVRDAQTVDVSILPQNLQDLAKGTVDESTIDVAAVPLRQLSGFQSYNSTSGISLWARKTNQDGQLNISVPTFTAHDYRSVIDNFALWNIRHNGVLLRYSGNVDLVDGLIHSAQPIGTGVHVNDTSLEERYINLHIEGFKTGIAVPYDADRDFVGSSLQGSTLVNNEQHFGLTPPHITIENPDFPSYFQVQGNNTFSEVAGNLAPSVLFTSQAIGGLAMGFDASASFDSDSTFIDNPSRGIVSYAWDFDGDNVADRFGRQTSYVFDRAGSHDITLKVWDEYGATRSLSQTIEVTPTQYVNAFSNGDFSFNPVFKTDGINHSTSANLGWYAANGVSWDSSIGQGGGVVLTQEAASRSNLGQIIYDSAVRRGMQTLSLDLRNLEGGTGDNNEITISLWGVNGEFFNNSNSNQGPYQAGALPMERQILVQQTFGGDDFDWTTLSWDVDLGDGYQFLVFQINTVGTNDTDDWVAVDNILLTGDGSANPGSSTTRIETLPLIFRGTALDDNGSGGAVNDKLYGGEGNDTLKGLDGDDYLAGHLGEDRLDGGDGDDFLHGHEGDDHLWGAEGDDSLQGGDGDDYLGGSFGSDTLDGYRGNDFLRGHQGNDTLWGGEGQDTLDGGDGDDNLGGSLGDDHLNGGNGNDFLHGHEGNDHLWGAEGDDNLIGGDGDDYLGGSWGRDTLDGYRGNDSLNGHQGDDTLWGGEGKDTLHGGEGNDSLGGSLGEDSLDGGNGNDTLNGHEGDDHLWGANGDDSLQGGDGNDYLGGSWGSDTLDGYRGNDFLRGHQGNDTLWGGEGEDTLDGGEGEDYLGGSLGNDHLNGHRGNDTLNGHEGNDTLWGSYGDDNLDGGDGDDSLNGHDGNDTLWGAAGNDTLQGLDGDDYLGGSLGEDRLDGGSGHDTLNGHEGDDHLWGANGDDNLQGGDGNDYLGGSWGEDTLDGYRGNDFLRGHEGNDTLWGGEGKDTLDGGDGDDYLGGSLGDDHLNGAYGEDSLSGHEGNDILWGSYGNDQLNGGDGDDSLTGGAGQDYLVGGGGSDLFVLEATADNKSNIADFAVGEDAIAFRSAQLNTLPLGLISDQQFVLGAAATTAEHRFIYNRTNGELFYDTDGSGAAQQILVGTLQNKADLGAGQIQIV from the coding sequence ATGCAAACTCATCAACATACGTCTCATACATCTGGTGCAGCTCATACATCTGGTATGGGACATACCATGTCCCATGGCGGTATGGGACTACCCCATGCCGATAACCCAGGTAAACAACATGAGCACATGGGCTTTTTAAAGCTCGTCCCCCATTCGCAAGCCACCCATAAAGCCATACGGGATGGCTCATGGTTTGACCCCAACACCTGGGAAGGCGGTCAGATTCCTGGAGATGATGCGAAAGTCTTGATTGCTCAAGGCGTAGAAGTGACCTATGACCAAGAAAGTACGGCTCGCATTGATACCCTACGAGTAGATGGTACCCTCCAATTTTCTTCTGATCAGGATACTCAGTTACTGTTAGATACCTTTGCCGTTTCTCCTGACGGCACATTGCTGATTGGGACGGAAGATAACCCGGTCCAAGCAGATGTCACCACCCGCATCACCTTTACCAGTGATAGTCCCATCGATACCCAGTGGGACCCAAGTCAGCTGAGCCGAGGGTTAATCAGTCATGGTCAAGCCAGAATCTTTGGTGCCGAAAAATTAGATTTTGTCGCTCTTGAGCAGGATCCCCTGGCTGGGGACAATGAACTGGTGCTCAAGCTGGATAGCGCGGGTGGCCCCTTGGGATGGAAAGTGGGAGATCAGCTCGTTTTGGGCGGTACGTCCTACAACTGGAGAGGGACCAATGCCGATAACAGCCGTTTTCAAGATGAAGTGCTGACGATTACAGAAATCAACGGTAATCGGGTTCGATTTACGAATAACAATATTTTGACTGGAGATAACTCGGTTCTCCGATTTGATCATAAAAGGCCTGATGGATTACAAGATCAGGTGGATTTGTATATTGCGAATACCACCCGCAATGTGGTGTTTGAGACGGAAAATGCAGACCAAGTTCCGACTCAGCAGCGTGGACACATTATGTTTATGCACAATGCTGATGTTCAGGTGCTCAATGCTGGTTTTTATAACTTAGGGCGCTCCGATAAGAATCTAATCGTGGATGATCCTGGTCAGAACGTGGATGGCTCCATCGGCACGGGCACCAACCCCAGAGGTCGGTATGCCCTACATTTCCACCGAACCGGTGCAGGTGATATTAATGGCATACCCGCTGTGGCCCAAGGCAATGCCGTCGTCGGCAGTCCAGGCTGGGGGATTGTTCACCATGACAGTCATGCGGTCCTGGAAGATAATGTCGTGTTTGATGTAGTGGGGGCAGGGATTGTCGCCGAGTCCGGTAATGAAATTGGGACTTGGCGGAACAATCTGACCATCAAAACCACTGGGGATGCCAGTCCAAGCCATGATATTAATCCCTTATCTCCCCGAACCAATCTTTTTGATTTTGGCTTTAATGGGGATGGCTATTGGGTACAAGGGGCTGCTCAGGTCGCCATCATTGACAATATTGCGGTGAGTGCCGCTGGGTCTGCCATCGAACTATTGGGGCTGGATGCGGGGACAGAATCCGTTCGAGATGCGCAAACCGTCGATGTAAGCATCCTGCCTCAGAACTTGCAGGATCTCGCTAAAGGGACTGTAGACGAAAGTACGATTGATGTGGCGGCGGTGCCCCTGCGGCAACTTAGCGGCTTTCAGAGCTATAACTCAACTTCAGGCATTAGCCTTTGGGCCCGCAAGACCAATCAAGATGGCCAGTTAAACATCAGTGTGCCCACCTTTACGGCCCATGATTATCGGTCAGTGATTGATAATTTTGCCCTGTGGAATATCAGGCATAATGGGGTGCTCTTAAGGTATAGCGGTAATGTTGACTTAGTGGATGGTTTAATCCATTCCGCTCAACCGATTGGGACCGGGGTTCATGTCAATGACACCTCTTTGGAGGAGCGATACATCAATCTGCATATTGAAGGCTTTAAGACAGGTATAGCGGTTCCCTACGATGCCGATAGAGACTTTGTCGGGTCTTCGTTACAAGGTAGTACCCTGGTCAATAATGAACAGCATTTTGGCCTAACTCCGCCCCATATTACGATTGAGAATCCAGACTTTCCTTCTTACTTTCAAGTTCAGGGAAATAATACGTTTTCGGAGGTTGCAGGTAACTTAGCCCCCTCCGTCCTCTTTACGAGTCAAGCCATTGGGGGACTCGCCATGGGGTTTGACGCTAGTGCATCTTTTGATTCAGATTCGACTTTTATTGATAACCCTAGCCGGGGGATTGTCAGCTATGCCTGGGATTTTGATGGCGACAATGTGGCGGATCGCTTTGGTCGCCAAACCAGCTATGTCTTTGATCGAGCGGGTTCCCATGACATTACGCTCAAGGTTTGGGATGAGTATGGGGCCACTCGCTCCCTCTCCCAAACCATTGAGGTGACGCCAACCCAATATGTCAATGCGTTTAGCAATGGTGATTTTTCCTTCAATCCAGTCTTTAAAACGGACGGTATCAACCATAGTACGAGTGCCAACTTAGGATGGTACGCAGCTAATGGCGTCTCCTGGGATTCCTCTATTGGCCAAGGGGGTGGCGTCGTCCTGACCCAGGAAGCTGCCAGCCGATCCAATCTAGGACAAATTATCTATGACAGTGCCGTCAGAAGAGGGATGCAAACCCTCAGTCTAGACCTGCGCAACCTAGAAGGGGGCACAGGGGACAATAACGAAATTACGATTAGTTTGTGGGGGGTAAATGGTGAATTTTTCAACAACTCCAATAGCAACCAGGGTCCCTACCAGGCTGGCGCATTACCTATGGAGCGTCAGATCTTAGTTCAACAGACCTTTGGCGGCGATGATTTTGATTGGACCACCCTCTCTTGGGATGTGGATTTGGGCGATGGCTACCAATTTTTAGTCTTCCAGATCAATACAGTGGGCACCAATGATACGGATGACTGGGTTGCAGTGGATAACATCTTGCTCACCGGCGATGGTTCCGCCAATCCGGGTTCTAGCACTACTCGTATTGAGACCCTTCCCCTGATTTTTAGAGGTACAGCCCTGGACGATAATGGCTCGGGTGGAGCCGTTAATGACAAGCTCTATGGGGGCGAGGGCAATGATACCCTCAAGGGGTTAGATGGGGATGACTATTTAGCAGGTCATTTAGGTGAGGATCGGCTTGATGGTGGAGATGGCGATGACTTTCTCCATGGCCATGAGGGCGATGATCATTTGTGGGGTGCTGAGGGCGATGACAGTCTCCAAGGCGGCGACGGAGATGACTATCTGGGGGGGAGTTTTGGCAGCGATACGCTCGATGGATATCGCGGTAATGATTTTCTCAGAGGCCACCAAGGAAACGACACCCTATGGGGTGGTGAAGGCCAGGATACCCTTGACGGTGGAGATGGCGACGACAATTTGGGCGGGAGCTTAGGCGATGACCATCTTAATGGTGGGAATGGCAATGACTTTCTCCATGGCCATGAGGGCAATGACCATTTGTGGGGAGCAGAGGGAGACGATAACCTCATTGGTGGAGATGGAGACGATTATCTAGGCGGTAGCTGGGGCAGAGATACCCTAGATGGATACCGTGGGAATGATTCCCTCAACGGTCATCAAGGAGATGACACGTTATGGGGTGGCGAAGGCAAAGACACCTTACACGGAGGCGAAGGCAATGACTCATTAGGGGGGAGTTTAGGCGAAGACAGCCTCGATGGTGGCAATGGCAATGATACCCTCAATGGCCATGAAGGGGATGACCATCTATGGGGAGCCAATGGCGATGATAGCCTCCAAGGTGGCGATGGCAACGACTATCTGGGGGGTAGCTGGGGCAGCGATACCTTAGATGGCTACCGGGGTAATGATTTTCTTAGAGGTCATCAAGGCAATGACACCCTCTGGGGTGGAGAGGGCGAAGATACCCTCGATGGTGGAGAGGGCGAGGACTACTTAGGGGGTAGTTTAGGTAATGATCACCTCAATGGCCATCGGGGCAATGACACCCTCAATGGCCATGAGGGTAATGACACCCTCTGGGGGTCCTATGGTGACGATAATTTAGATGGCGGCGACGGAGATGATTCTCTGAATGGTCATGATGGGAATGACACCCTCTGGGGGGCTGCAGGTAATGATACGCTCCAGGGTCTGGATGGTGATGACTATTTAGGCGGTAGTTTAGGCGAAGATCGACTCGATGGTGGCAGTGGACATGACACCCTCAATGGCCATGAGGGGGATGACCATCTGTGGGGTGCGAATGGCGATGATAATCTCCAAGGTGGAGATGGGAATGACTATCTAGGCGGGAGCTGGGGTGAAGATACTCTGGATGGATACCGTGGCAATGACTTTCTCCGAGGCCATGAAGGCAATGACACCCTATGGGGTGGTGAAGGCAAGGATACCCTCGACGGTGGAGATGGGGATGATTATTTAGGGGGGAGTTTAGGGGATGACCACCTGAACGGTGCCTATGGCGAGGACTCTCTTAGCGGCCATGAGGGCAATGATATTCTCTGGGGTTCCTATGGCAACGACCAATTAAATGGCGGTGACGGAGATGATTCTCTTACCGGTGGCGCTGGGCAAGATTATCTCGTGGGTGGCGGAGGCAGCGATCTCTTTGTTCTCGAGGCGACTGCTGATAATAAGAGCAATATTGCTGATTTTGCTGTGGGTGAAGATGCGATCGCATTCCGTTCCGCCCAGCTCAATACCCTACCCCTGGGTCTGATCTCAGATCAGCAATTCGTCCTGGGAGCTGCAGCAACCACCGCGGAGCATCGATTTATCTACAATCGCACCAATGGTGAGCTGTTCTACGATACGGATGGCAGTGGGGCAGCCCAGCAAATTCTGGTGGGCACCTTGCAAAATAAAGCTGATTTAGGTGCTGGCCAGATCCAGATTGTCTAG